The Arachis hypogaea cultivar Tifrunner chromosome 19, arahy.Tifrunner.gnm2.J5K5, whole genome shotgun sequence genome has a window encoding:
- the LOC112775106 gene encoding uncharacterized protein At2g34160, producing MATVAATPPVPTTTNNNTETHKKNRIQVSNTKKPLFFYVNLAKRYIQQHDEVELSALGMAITTVVTIAEILKNNGLATEKKVLTSTVGMKDENKGRLVQKAKIEIVLGKSEKFDNLMVAANTSESHQPAGNDDKK from the exons ATGGCGACCGTAGCTGCTACTCCTCCCGTTCCTACTACTACCAACAATAACACCGAAACCCACAAGAAGAACAGGATTCAGGTTTCCAACACAAAGAAACCTCTTTTCTTTTACGTTAATCTCGCTAAG AGGTACATACAGCAGCACGATGAGGTTGAGCTCTCTGCTCTTGGAATGG CTATAACTACAGTTGTCACAATAGCTGAGATTTTGAAGAACAATGGACTTGCCACTGAAAAGA AAGTTTTGACCTCAACAGTTGGCATGAAAGATGAGAACAAAGGTCGTCTGGTCCAGAAGGCAAAG ATTGAGATTGTGCTGGGGAAATCTGAGAAATTTGATAACCTGATGGTTGCTGCCAACACAAGTGAATCACATCAACCAGCTGGTAATGATGACAAGAAATGa